From a single Accipiter gentilis chromosome 10, bAccGen1.1, whole genome shotgun sequence genomic region:
- the ADPRM gene encoding manganese-dependent ADP-ribose/CDP-alcohol diphosphatase, with translation MEAAPLFSFGVIADIQYADAEDGYDFGGFRRRYYRQSLNLLRDAVEAWAAERPPLAFVLQLGDSIDGLNARSGEAEGALEQVLAVLGRLAVPVHHAWGNHEFYNFSRARLVRTGLNSHPARAMADPPAGDCQAYHFSPAAQFRIVVLDAYDLSILGREPDNPRYQESLQLLREKNPNDNLNSPTGLKEPQFVEFNGGFSQAQLDWFNEVLKFSDENQEKVVVMGHLPIHPDASDRVCLAWNYEDALSVIHSHQCVVCFLAGHLHDGGYCLDSHGVHHLTLEGVIETPPESNAFGTIYVYEDKMILKGRGRISDRVMHF, from the exons ATGGAGGCGGCGCCGCTCTTCTCCTTCGGTGTCATCGCGGACATCCAGTATGCGGATGCGGAGGACGGCTACGACTTCGGCGGGTTTCGGCGGCGGTATTACCGGCAGAGCCTTAACCTGCTGCGGGACGCTGTGGAAGCGTGGGCCGCCGAGAGACCGCCGCTCGCCTTCGTGCTGCAGCTAGGTGACAGCATCGATGGCCTCAACGCCCGCAGCGGCGAGGCCGAGGGCGCCTTGGAGCAGGTGCTGGCAGTGCTGGGCCGGCTGGCAGTGCCGGTGCATCACGCATGGGGCAACCACGAGTTCTATAACTTCAGCCGGGCCCGTCTGGTGCGCACCGGCCTCAACAGCCATCCTGCCAGGGCCATGGCCGACCCGCCAGCTGGGGACTGCCAGGCCTATCACTTCAGCCCGGCTGCACAGTTCCGCATTGTCGTGCTCGATGCCTATGACCTGAGCATCCTGGGCAGGGAGCCGGACAACCCCCGCTACCAGGAGTCCCTGCAGCTGCTGCGGGAGAAGAACCCCAACGATAATCTCAACAGCCCCACAG GACTCAAAGAACCTCAGTTTGTAGAGTTTAACGGAGGATTTAGCCAAGCCCAGCTAGACTGGTTCAATGAAGTCCTCAAGTTCTCTgatgaaaaccaagaaaaagttGTAGTTATGG GTCATCTGCCCATTCATCCAGATGCCTCAGACAGAGTTTGCCTAGCCTGGAATTACGAAGATGCTCTTTCGGTCATACACTCCCATCAGTGCGTGGTCTGCTTTCTTGCAGGGCACCTGCATGACGGTGGCTATTGTTTAGACTCTCATGGAGTTCATCATCTGACTTTGGAGGGGGTTATTGAAACTCCACCTGAAAGCAATGCCTTTGGAACTATTTATGTCTATGAAGATAAAATGATATTAAAGGGAAGGGGCAGAATTTCAGATAGAGttatgcatttctga
- the TMEM220 gene encoding transmembrane protein 220 isoform X2 translates to MAGGRAARRLWRLCNLFMAAFFGLAAAVQVVYLMPAALTLLVSVKPSITDNGIWRSLCDLHSAGCIIGTVALACSLFAYAQGNILHEEEGRELFGLVIITIWMSLCRSSAKNPLVGVRLIAAIVVALFPFVLWLYIYVNKEMRASWPTHCKTVI, encoded by the exons ATGGCGGGTGGtcgggcggcgcggcggctgtGGCGGCTCTGCAACCTCTTCATGGCCGCCTTCTTCGGGCTGGCGGCCGCCGTGCAG GTTGTCTACTTAATGCCAGCTGCCCTGACGCTGCTTGTCAGCGTTAAGCCTTCAATAACAG ataacGGCATTTGGAGGAGCCTCTGTGACCTTCATTCTGCTGGTTGTATTATTGGGACCGTTGCCTTGGCTTGTTCTTTGTTTGCTTATGCTCAAGGAAACATTTTGCACGAAGAGGAAGGCAG aGAGTTGTTTGGTCTGGTGATTATTACAATATGGATGAGTCTTTGTCGCAGTTCAGCAAA GAATCCACTGGTTGGAGTTCGTTTGATTGCTGCAATTGTGGTTGCCCTCTTCCCATTTGTTTTGTGGCTGTACATTTATGTGAACAAAGAGATGCGAGCATCTTGGCCAACGCACTGTAAAACAGTGATTTAA
- the TMEM220 gene encoding transmembrane protein 220 isoform X1 has product MAGGRAARRLWRLCNLFMAAFFGLAAAVQVNDPDAGLWTVVYLMPAALTLLVSVKPSITDNGIWRSLCDLHSAGCIIGTVALACSLFAYAQGNILHEEEGRELFGLVIITIWMSLCRSSAKNPLVGVRLIAAIVVALFPFVLWLYIYVNKEMRASWPTHCKTVI; this is encoded by the exons ATGGCGGGTGGtcgggcggcgcggcggctgtGGCGGCTCTGCAACCTCTTCATGGCCGCCTTCTTCGGGCTGGCGGCCGCCGTGCAG GTGAACGACCCCGACGCCGGGCTGTGGACA GTTGTCTACTTAATGCCAGCTGCCCTGACGCTGCTTGTCAGCGTTAAGCCTTCAATAACAG ataacGGCATTTGGAGGAGCCTCTGTGACCTTCATTCTGCTGGTTGTATTATTGGGACCGTTGCCTTGGCTTGTTCTTTGTTTGCTTATGCTCAAGGAAACATTTTGCACGAAGAGGAAGGCAG aGAGTTGTTTGGTCTGGTGATTATTACAATATGGATGAGTCTTTGTCGCAGTTCAGCAAA GAATCCACTGGTTGGAGTTCGTTTGATTGCTGCAATTGTGGTTGCCCTCTTCCCATTTGTTTTGTGGCTGTACATTTATGTGAACAAAGAGATGCGAGCATCTTGGCCAACGCACTGTAAAACAGTGATTTAA